The window CGGGATGGAGCGGGCGAAGGGAATCGAACCCTCGTATGCAGCTTGGGAAGCTGCCGTTCTACCATTGAACTACGCCCGCGGATGCGCAGCCTGCGCCCGCTCTGATTAGCCGAGACGGCGCATCTCGCCAAGCGCTTTGGCGCAGCCCGCCTGACCCTTCTTAAGTTTCCGTCAAGATTTTGGGTGCGCCGGATTGTGGCGGTGTTATGATCGCCTGTCTGGGGAGACGTGCACTGAGTGGGGCGTGTGCATGGTGGGGCGTGGCTACGCGATATTCGACACGACCGTAGGGCGCTGCGGCATCATCTGGAGCAGCACCGGTATCGTTGCCGTGCAATTGCCGGAGGCGCGGGAGATCGACACCCGCCGCCGGATTTTCCAGGTCCATCCCGAGGCGCGCGAGCAACGGCCTTCCGCGAACGCCGCGTTCGCGATCGAGGGTATCGTGGGCTTGCTGCAAGGCAGCGATGCTGATTTTTCCGAGGTCAGCCTGGACGCGAGCGGGGTGCCCGGTTTCAACCGGCGGGTCTATGAAGCCGCCTGCGCCATCCCGCGCGGGGAGACGCGCACCTATCACGAGATCGCCAAGGCGCTGGGCGCCTCCGGCGCCGCGCATTCGGTGGCACAGGCGATCGCGAGAAACCCCTATATGCTGATCGTGCCCTGCCACCGGGTGCTGGAGGCCGGCAATTACACCGACCGGCTCTCGCCCTATGGCGGCGTGATCTCCAAGCGGCGCCTGCTGTCGCTGGAGGGCGCCCATCCGATCGCCAGCAAGACGCTGTTCGACGTCCTGCTGCCCGTTGCCCCGCCCCGAGCGCCCACCTAGATAGGCGGGATGGACGCGACCTCGCTGCTGACCACGCCCTCGATGACCGTCTCCGAGTTTCGCTGCGACGCGGGACCGGACGACAGCCCGTTTGCGGAGTGCCGCACCGGCCATTCCATCGCCTATGTCCGCGCGGGCAGCTTTGGCTGTCATTGCCGCGCCGGCTTCTTCGATCTGGTCGCGGGCTCGATGCTGGTCGGCGCGCCGGGCGAGGAATACACCTGCACGCATGAGCATGTCGCTGGCGACGTCTGTCTGTCCTTTTTCCTCAGCGACGATCTGGTCGACGCGCTCGGCGGCCGGCGCGACGTCTGGCAAGTCGGCGCGACCCCGCCGCTGCCCGAGCTGATGGTGCTGGGCGAGCTCGCCCAGACGGCGGCAGATGGCAACAGCGATCTCGGTCTCGACGAGGTCGGGCAGATCCTCGCCGGCCGCTTCGTCGATGTCGTCTCGGGCAAGGCGCGCAAGCCGACGACGCCGACCGCACGCGACCGCCGCCGGGCCGTGGAAGCCGCCCTGTGGATCGACGCCAATTCGCATGCCGAGGTCGACCTCGAACAGGCGGCGCGGCAGGCACGCCTCAGCCCCTTCCACTTCCTGCGGCTGTTCTCGGCCGTGCTCGGCGTCACCCCGCATCAATATCTGGTGCGCTCCCGGCTACGGCATGCGGCACGGCTGCTGACCGACGACGACATCGCCGTCACCGACATCGCCTATGACGTCGGCTTCGGCGATCTCTCCAACTTCGTCCGCACCTTCCACCGCGCCGCCGGCGTCTCGCCGACCAAGTTCCGTCAGGCCTCAAAGGGAGAGCGCAAGATTCTCCAAGAGCAGCTCGCCCTCAACTGACTAGGTTCGTCTCCGGCGCGCGCCGATTGCGGCGCGCTTTGGAAATGGAGACGACCATGTACGACCATATCGGATTGCGCGTTGCCGACCTCGACGCCGCCACGCGCTTCTACACCGCGGTGCTGGCGCCGCTCGGTTACGTCCTGTGCTCGAGTGGCGATGGTTATGCCGGCTTCGGGCCAAAGGGCGAACCCGCGCTGTGGCTGCACCTGAACAAGGGACGCAAGGCCGATGGCGCGCATATCGCGTTTCGCGCTGGGGATCATGATTCGGTCAAGGCATTCCACAGCGAAGGCTTGAAGAGCGGCGGCCGCGACAATGGCGGCACCGGCCCGCGCAAGGACTACAGCCCGACTTACTACGCGGCGTTCTTGATTGATCCCGATGGCAACAATGTCGAGGCGGTTTGTGCGTGAGTGCGGCAGCCCTCACTACACACACACACTGTCATGCCCCGGCTTGGCCGGGGCATCCAGTACGCCGCAGCTTCTCGATTTCATTACAGCGCCTCTGGAATACTGGATCGCCCGATCAAGTCGGGCGATGACAGCTGAGATGACGGCGCAATCGCTCGCTTCTCTACATCACAGGACTCAACCAGGATTCTAAAATGGCCTCCATCCACAACGACATTCCCCTCCCCGCGCCCGCGCGCGACGTCTGGGATGCGGTGCGCGATTTCGGCGCGCTGCATCGGCGGCTGGCGCCGGGCTTCGTCACGGCCTGCACGCTCGACGGCGACGCGCGCGACGTCACCTTCGCCAATGGATCGGTGGCGCGCGAGTTGCTGGTCGATTGCGACGATGCCGGGCGGCGGCTGGTCTACGCGATCAACAACGAGCGGCTGAAGCATTACAGCGCCTCGGTGCAGGTGATCGCCGAGGGCGAGGCGAGATGCCGCCTGGTCTGGATCATCGACATGCTGCCGAACGAGCTCGCGACTTATGTGCAGGGACAGACCAAGGACGCTGTCGCCGCCATACACAGAGCGTTCCCGGCCGCGGCGGCGTGATCTTTCTCACGGAGCTCAGCCCTCGTCCGCACTAACCATGGCGGCGTGCGTCCGGTTGGCTCCGCTCTCCCGGCGGCGCCACGCACGCGAGGAGCAGGCCATGAGAGGTGCGGACAAGGTAATCTGCCAGGCGGCCGCCGTGCTGCTGATGTTTTCGATTTCGAGCGCGCCGGCAAAGGCGCAGTTCCTCGGCGGCGGCGGTGCCGGCGGCGAGGACATGATGACCCAGATGGCGCCGATGCTGGAGATGATGAAGGCCAAGATGGGCAAGCGCCGCTTCGGCATGATGATGCAGACCATGGGCCCGATGATGAGCCGCATGATGGAGAATGGCGGTGGTGGTCTTGGCGGCGTGATGGGCGGCGGCGGAATTGGCGGCGTCGGCGGCGGTTTCGGGGCGCCCAATTACGGCGGCTACGCGCCGATGGCCGGAGGCGGCCACATGCCGACCGCAGTGGGCGGCATGGGCGGCGGCGATATCATGGGCATGCTCGGCGGCGCCGGCGGCGGCGACATGATGGCGATGATTCCGCAACTGATGCGGCTCGCCAATGTCGGCGGCAGTGGCGGCCATCGCCGCCACAGGCATCGCTAGTCCGCAGCGGCCGACAGAGCCGGCCTGATCGCAGGTTTGGTTTGGCGCGGTCCCCAGCGCGTCAGCACCACGCTGGAGCACGAGAGCAGGCCGAGCACGACCATCGAGCTCGCCGCCAGCCAGAAGAAGCTTTGCGCGGTGGCATCATGCGTCGACAGCCACCAGCCGACCGCCGAGATGTAGATCAGCCGCGCAGTCTGCGCCAGCACCGGTCCGATCACCTTCGCAGCGCCCTGCGACGAGAAATACATGGTCGAGGCGAGGCCGATGAAGGCGTAGAACGGCGCCACCGTCGACAAATATTGGTGGCTGGTTGCGCGCACGGTCGCGCTGTCGGTGAAGATGTTGACCCAGAGATCGGGAAAGGCCGCGACCAGGCACGCCGGTGCACCGACGGCAACGAAGGCGCTCGCCGCCGCGATCCAGGCAATGCGCCGGGCACGGGCGATGCGACCGGCGCCGACCGCCATGCCGATCATCGGCACCGAGGCGATGCCGAACGAGAACGCGATCGAGGTCAGCAGGAATTCAAGCCGCGCACCGATGCCGTAGCCGGCGAGGATCGCGGTGCCGAATTTCGCAAGCATGTGAGTGAAGATCGAGATCGTCAGCACCGATTGCAGCGGCGAGAAGCAGGCGATGGCGCCGACCTTCAGGATATCGAAAAACATCGCCCATTGGATGCGAAGTCCGCGCAGCTTCGGCGTCACGCGGGCGCGGCCGGAGAACAGGTACCAGCCCATCACGCCGATGTTCATACAATAGGCAATCAGCGCGCCGGCGGCGACGCCGCGCATGCCGAATTGCGGCACCGGACCGAGTCCGAGCCCCAGCGTGCCGCCGAGCACGATCTGCCAGGCCGCGGAATTGAGGATCAACAGCGACGGCAGCTTCATGTTGCCGGTGCCACGCAGGACCCCGGCCATGGTGTTGAGCAGCCAGGGCAGCACGGCGCCGCCGAAAAACACCTGGGTGTAGGCGATCGCATGCGTCAGCACATCGCCGCGGCCGCCGAGCATTTCCAGAACGCGCGGCCCGAAGATCAGCATGCCCAGCATGAAGACGAGGCCGAAGCTGATGCCGATCAGCAGCGCGTGCGCGGCGAGCGTCCCGGCGCGCTCGCGATCGCCGGCGCCGAGCGCCCGCGCGATGGCGGACGCCACCGCGCCGCCCATCGCACCGCCCGACATGGTCATGGTCAGGATCACTGTCGGAAACACCAGCGCCATCGCGGCCAGCGCTTCCACACCAAGACGTCCGATATAAGAGGTCTCCGCAATCACGGTGCAGGTGCCGGCGGAGAGCGCGACGACGTTGGGCCAGGCCAGTCCGAGCAGCGTGCGCAGGATCGGCCCGTCCGTCAGCGCGCTCCTCACGGGCCGCGGGGGCGGCGGCAGCGGACGCTCCTGTTCATCGACCGGGATTTCGGCGATGTCTGACATGTCCTCTCCGGGCGAAAGCGCCATTTGCGGCGCAGCAATGCTTAGGTGTGCCAATGAATTGGTTCGCGCGCAGGGCGCAGCGAGAGGCTTGTTAGCACGACACGCAGCGATTCCTCCTGCGCCAGGTGCAGGCGTGCCCTGCGGCAGCGCATTTCGCAAAGGAATTAATCGATGCGCCAGACCAGCGGCCGACGGCAGGGCGGTGTCGGGGACAGATGCACGCCGATGTGCCGCCCGCATCCGGCCGCAAGCCCTTCGAACAATCCCGCCAGCACCTCAGCGCAAGCGGGGTGGTTATCGGCGAGGTCTTCCATCAGCCTCCAGCTCTGCTGACGGATTTCGAACGTGCCTTCGGATAGCGTCGTCTCAGCCACATCGTCCTGCGCGACAAACAGCGCGTTGAGGAACGTCGCGAATTCGCTCGCACCTCCGCGGCCCATCGACAGCGCCGCAGCGACCTCGTCAAAATATTGCATCCCGATCAGCTTGCCCGTGAGGTGCAGGAGATAGCCGGCATCCTCCGGACCGAACAGTTGCACCATCACCGGCGCGGCGGTGCGCACATATTCCATGGCGTAGTTTCGATAGGCTTTTTCCAGTCGCGGTCTTGGCCAGCTTGCGACCGGCAACGCCGGAGCCGCGGCTGCATCGAACAGCGGCGCTTCGAGATGCCGCGCGAACACAAGGCGCTGGTCGAGCTCGAGCGGTTGGTCATATTGGTAATAGTAGCCTTCGAGCCCATCCTGGCCGTCGACGCTCTGCTTGGTGCAGACGAACCCCAATCTGGTATCGCCGAGCGCGACACCGTTGTTGGCGTGCCAGCCGCGCAGCATCGCGCGCGAGACTTCGCCCGGCACGCCGCAGATCGCAGTGCCTTTCCAGATCCAGCGCGGCGGCGGATAGCGGATCCAGGCCTTGCGGTCGCTCTCATACATGTATTCGACGTGCACGCCGCCGATCCAGTTCGAGAGATAGTGATATTGCGCGGCCGCCACGGCGGGAGGCAGATGGCTCAGCCCGAGCTTCTCCAGCCCCGGCAGGAAGCGTTCCTGCTGCTGGCGGCGGAACACGCGAAAGACGAACTCCGCAGCATCCGCCGTGCCGCGACGCGTGACCACGGTGAGGATCAGGCCGGTGAAATAGGCGTGATAGAGATCGGCAACTGCGCGCCAGCGTTTCCACTGAGCTTCCTGCGCTGGGTCTGATGCGGCGGTCATGTTCGCTCCCGATCGTTATTTTGATCGAGTGTGTCACCGCATCCGGTGACGGACAAGGCGAGCCGCATGCAGGGCGCCCTGCACGCCGGCTCGCCAATTCCGCATCACGAAGTTTGCGCAGGCTTATTTTGCGCAGCTTTGGCGGCACGCTCGCGCTCGACGCGCTCGGTCACGTCGCGCGCCATCGCCACCGATCCCTGCACCACTCCAGCGGCATCCCGCACCAACGCAAAGGTCATCTCGATGTAGAGCTTGCGTCCGTCCTTGTGCAGCGCGCGGGTCAGTGTCGGCTTGCCCGCAAGCTTCATCGCGCCGCTGGCAAGCGCGGCCTCGAAACCCTTCCAGTGCGCGGCGCGCAGATGTTCGGGAATGATCAGGTCGAGATTCTGGCCCAGCGCTTCGTCCGCGGAGAAGCCGAACAGTGCGGACGATGCGCGATTCCAGCGCATGATGGTGCCGGAGCGATCCGAATAGATCAGCGCATCGGCGACGTCGTCGAGGATTTTTGCGTCGAGTTCGGATTGATCTGTCATTTCGCCACCTCGTCGTAGCCCGGATTCGCTTCTTATCCTGACACAGATTCGGTGTCATCGCCCGACTTGATCGGGCGATCAGTATTCCAGAGGCGGATGTGATCGAACCGATAGGCTGCGGCGTACTGGATGCCCCGGTCAAGCCGGGGCATGACAGCGGAAGGTGAGGCTATCCCTACACCCGGAAATGCTTGCTCAGCTTGAGGCCCTGCGCCTGGTAGTTCGAGCCGATGCGCTGGCCGTACATGGCGTCGGGGCGGGCTAGCATCTTCTCGTAGACGAGGCGGCCGACGATCTGGCCGTGCTCGAGGATGAACGGCACTTCGCGCGAGCGCACTTCGAGCACGGCACGCGACCCCAGCCCGCCGGCGCCGGCATAGCCGAAGCCGGGATCGAAGAAGCCGGCGTAGTGCACGCGGAACTCGCCGACCAGCGGATCGAACGGCACCATCTCCGCGGCGTAATCGGGCGGCACCTGCACGGCCTCTTTCGACGCGAGGATATAGAACTCGCCGGGATCGAGGATCAGGCTGCCGTCGGGACGGGGCGAGATCGGCTCCCAGAACTCCTCGACGGAATAGCCGGCGCGGCGATCGACGTCGATGACGCCGGTGTGGCGCTTGGCGCGGTAGCCGACGAAGCCGCCGCTCTTTTCGCCGGAAAGATCAACCGAGACGGCAACGCCGCCGGTGAGATCGGCATCGTCGATATCGACGAGACGCTCGGTCGCATGCAGCGCCTCGAGGTCGTCGATGTTGAGGATGGCATCGCCGGTGCGGAAGCGCACCTGGCTAAGGCGCGAGCCCTCGCTGACCAGCACCGGGAACGTCTTCGGACTGATCTCGGCATAGAGCGGGCCGTGATAGCCGGCACCGATCATGTCGAAGCGGCGGGTGCCGTCGGCGATCACGCGGGTGAAGACGTCGAGCCGGCCGGTCGAGCTCTTCGGGTTGGCGGCCGCGACGATCTCCGGCGGCAGCGCGAGGCTTTCGAGCAGCGGCACGATGTAGACGCAGTTGGTCTCCAGCACTGCGCCGTCGGCGAGGCTGAACTCGTGAAGCTTCAACTCGTCGATGCGCTCGGCGACGGTGGCGCCGGGACCGGGCAGGAAGCTGGCGCGAACGCGATAGGCAATG of the Bradyrhizobium sp. WSM1417 genome contains:
- a CDS encoding methylated-DNA--[protein]-cysteine S-methyltransferase encodes the protein MVGRGYAIFDTTVGRCGIIWSSTGIVAVQLPEAREIDTRRRIFQVHPEAREQRPSANAAFAIEGIVGLLQGSDADFSEVSLDASGVPGFNRRVYEAACAIPRGETRTYHEIAKALGASGAAHSVAQAIARNPYMLIVPCHRVLEAGNYTDRLSPYGGVISKRRLLSLEGAHPIASKTLFDVLLPVAPPRAPT
- a CDS encoding helix-turn-helix transcriptional regulator, with translation MDATSLLTTPSMTVSEFRCDAGPDDSPFAECRTGHSIAYVRAGSFGCHCRAGFFDLVAGSMLVGAPGEEYTCTHEHVAGDVCLSFFLSDDLVDALGGRRDVWQVGATPPLPELMVLGELAQTAADGNSDLGLDEVGQILAGRFVDVVSGKARKPTTPTARDRRRAVEAALWIDANSHAEVDLEQAARQARLSPFHFLRLFSAVLGVTPHQYLVRSRLRHAARLLTDDDIAVTDIAYDVGFGDLSNFVRTFHRAAGVSPTKFRQASKGERKILQEQLALN
- a CDS encoding VOC family protein encodes the protein MYDHIGLRVADLDAATRFYTAVLAPLGYVLCSSGDGYAGFGPKGEPALWLHLNKGRKADGAHIAFRAGDHDSVKAFHSEGLKSGGRDNGGTGPRKDYSPTYYAAFLIDPDGNNVEAVCA
- a CDS encoding SRPBCC family protein, whose translation is MASIHNDIPLPAPARDVWDAVRDFGALHRRLAPGFVTACTLDGDARDVTFANGSVARELLVDCDDAGRRLVYAINNERLKHYSASVQVIAEGEARCRLVWIIDMLPNELATYVQGQTKDAVAAIHRAFPAAAA
- a CDS encoding MATE family efflux transporter, which gives rise to MSDIAEIPVDEQERPLPPPPRPVRSALTDGPILRTLLGLAWPNVVALSAGTCTVIAETSYIGRLGVEALAAMALVFPTVILTMTMSGGAMGGAVASAIARALGAGDRERAGTLAAHALLIGISFGLVFMLGMLIFGPRVLEMLGGRGDVLTHAIAYTQVFFGGAVLPWLLNTMAGVLRGTGNMKLPSLLILNSAAWQIVLGGTLGLGLGPVPQFGMRGVAAGALIAYCMNIGVMGWYLFSGRARVTPKLRGLRIQWAMFFDILKVGAIACFSPLQSVLTISIFTHMLAKFGTAILAGYGIGARLEFLLTSIAFSFGIASVPMIGMAVGAGRIARARRIAWIAAASAFVAVGAPACLVAAFPDLWVNIFTDSATVRATSHQYLSTVAPFYAFIGLASTMYFSSQGAAKVIGPVLAQTARLIYISAVGWWLSTHDATAQSFFWLAASSMVVLGLLSCSSVVLTRWGPRQTKPAIRPALSAAAD
- a CDS encoding PAS domain S-box protein gives rise to the protein MTDQSELDAKILDDVADALIYSDRSGTIMRWNRASSALFGFSADEALGQNLDLIIPEHLRAAHWKGFEAALASGAMKLAGKPTLTRALHKDGRKLYIEMTFALVRDAAGVVQGSVAMARDVTERVERERAAKAAQNKPAQTS
- a CDS encoding 2'-deoxycytidine 5'-triphosphate deaminase; the encoded protein is MCLIPDEDPGLTFTVAADANGILPDRMIAAMAEGGLILPAYDFVESQIQPASLDLRLGDIAYRVRASFLPGPGATVAERIDELKLHEFSLADGAVLETNCVYIVPLLESLALPPEIVAAANPKSSTGRLDVFTRVIADGTRRFDMIGAGYHGPLYAEISPKTFPVLVSEGSRLSQVRFRTGDAILNIDDLEALHATERLVDIDDADLTGGVAVSVDLSGEKSGGFVGYRAKRHTGVIDVDRRAGYSVEEFWEPISPRPDGSLILDPGEFYILASKEAVQVPPDYAAEMVPFDPLVGEFRVHYAGFFDPGFGYAGAGGLGSRAVLEVRSREVPFILEHGQIVGRLVYEKMLARPDAMYGQRIGSNYQAQGLKLSKHFRV